Part of the Tidjanibacter massiliensis genome is shown below.
TTAAGAGCGCAAAATAACTGTGAATGATATAACAGGTAAAAACGTTCCCTGGTCGGAGGAGCGGGGGTTTTCCGGCGGTCGGTGGCCGGGAACGGTCGTCGCCCGTACCGGGAAGGTTCGGTCGGGTGTTTCTTTCGGCCGGTGCGAGACGGATTGCGGGAATTATGTCGATGATGACTGTACCGACGGCGATGCAAACGGGCCCGCTGACGGCTTGCAGCCCGAAAAGGGGGAAATGGGAAGCCCCGATGAGGGTAATTGGGTTGCTGCCTATGCCCGACCATGTAGAACGAGACCGGCAGGTACGGTTGTCGGTACGGGACTGAGATGGTAGCGGACTGCGCCGTCCCGATGGCGGTGATGATGGAAGGACCGGCTTACGTAAACAGTCCGCCCCCTTTTCGGCGCATGAAGAGGTTATCGTATCTGCTGTAATAGCAGGAAACCGGCCAGGAACTGTGCGTTGTCGGGTTCGTAGGGGGCGTTACCGTCTGTCGCTTTTCTGTGCGGCGACCGCCTTGGCCACCCTGTCCGCTATCTCCTGGGGCCGTATCGAGGAGAGGCATCGGTAATCGCCGGATATGCAGGGCCTGTCGCCGAATACCGAACACGGGCGGCAGGGGAGGTCGGCCTGTACCGCATTGTCCGGATGTTGGCCGTAGCCGTAGAACCCGGCGAAGGGATGCGTGGCGCCCCATACCGATACCACGGGGACGCCGAGCAGCGAAGCGATGTGCATGGTGGCCGAATCCATCGTGACGATGGCATCCAGGTTGCCGATGAGGTCCATCTCCTGCGACATGCTCATGCGTCCGATGACCGAAACCACCCCTTTATGCCGTCGTTCCATCCCTTCGGCGAAACTCTTTTCGTGTTCGCCGCCGCCGAATATGAATACGCGGTCGTAGGTCTCGTTGAGGAGTCCTATCAGTTCGTCGGTCAGGGGAATGGGATATATTTTGCCGCGGTGTTTGGCGAAGGGGGCGATGCCTATCCAGCGTCCCTCTTTGGGGCCGACCGTCTCCTGAATCGGTTCGGGAACGGTGCATGGCTTCGTTTGCGGTTCGCGCGGCATGTCGAAGTCGAAGCCCAGACGACGTATCGTATGGCGGTAGCGTTCGGTCATGGGAGCCAGCGGTACGAGACGCTTGCCCGCCCGGCGCGTCATCTCCCGCTTCTCTTTCCGGCCCTTGTCTATCACCGCCGTACGGATACCCGTGAGGCGGGCGAACGTCCGGACGACCTTTGTCCGGAGCACGTCGTGCAGGTCGGCGATGGTATCGATTCCGGCGGCGCGTATCTCTCCGGTGAGGCGTACCAGTCCGAAAAATCCCTTGTGCCGGCCTGTCGGGTCGAAATCGACGAACGACAGGTCGGGAATGTCGCGGAAAAAGGGACGGAAGCCCCTCCTCGTGAGGATGCTTATCCGGAGTTCGGGGTAGGCCCGCCGCAGTGCCGCGATGACGGGTACGGTCATCGCCACGTCGCCCATGGCCGAAAGACGCATAATGAGCAGGTGGCCGGTATCTTTTCTCTTTTTTGCCAAAACCGATTGCGTATTTGGAAGGTTACGTTCCCGTCCGGGCGCCTCCTCCCGCGGCGATGCCGCAACGGGCGAAGCGGATGCCTGCCGTACGGTTACGTTGTAATAACGTTGCGCATGCTGCGGAACGTATCCCGGCCGCTATTTTTTACCGTAGAGAACCGGGTTGAGCGACGGGTCGTTGTACATCTTCATCTGTTTATAGACTTTCATGTATTTGCGGCCCGATTCTATATCGTCCAGCAGCTCCTCTATCGCTATCGAAAGGTCGGCCTTCTGCGTCAGGAGTACGGCGAGCTTCTTGCTGCATGCGGTGCGGTGCGCCTCGTCGGTGTCGGTGCGGGAGGCCTCCTGTTCCATGTGGTATATCTTGAGCGCGAGTATCGAGAGGCGGTCGATGGCCCATGCCGGCGTTTCGGTGTTGATGCGGGCGTCGGGAGCGGGTTGTACATCTTTATAACGGTCGAGCATCCAACTGTCGATGAACTCCACCATATCGGTGCGTTCCTGGTTCGATGCGTCGATACGCCGCTTGATTTGCAGCGCTTCCGCGGGGTCGATGTTCGGGTCGCGTATGATGTCTTCCAGATGCCACTGCACGGTGTCTATCCAGTTCTTGTGGTAGAGCAGATGTTCGATGCTCCCCGGCGTGTAGGGGTTGGCTATCGGATGGTCCACGTTGTCGTAATTGTGATAGTCCGCTATCGAACGTTCGAATATTTTGTTCGCCTGTTCCGTAAACATGATAAGGGTTTTATGATTTGTGGATGTATTGCCGTTTGTGAAGCCGACAGGATACAAAGCTAAGGTTTTTCCGCCGAATTCCCAATACCTTCTGCTCTTCCCGTGCGCACGGCACTGCGGGGCTGGAATGTATTCCCATGATTCCCCGGTGAAAGCGGTCGCCAGGACGCTGTCCGTCCCTTTTGGGAGGGGCGGCTCGCTTTTTCGTCGATTTGCTTCAAACGAATTGTTTCGCAAGCGTGCATCGGCCTTTAGGCCGACATGCACTTTCGGTTTTCATCGAATATATTTACTATATTTGTACGGTGTTTGCGACCGTTTAACGGAATATTCGATGGCTATGAAGTTGTTCGTGCGTTTGGCATTGTTCGCCGCGGTTCTGGGCGCGGCGGCGGATGCGTTGGCCCAGAGGGAGATGACGCGGGAAGAGTATATCGCCACCTATGCGCCGCTGGCTATTCAGCAGCAGAAAGAGTACGGCATACCGGCGAGTATCAAGATAGCGCAGGGAATCATCGAGTCGCGCTACGGCAACAGCGACTTGTCGCGCCGTTCCAACAACCATTTCGGCATCAAGTGCAAGAATAACTGGATAGGCGATACCGTCCGGTACGACGACGATGCTCTGCAGGAGTGTTTCCGGCGTTACGGTTCCATCGAGGATTCCTACCGCGACCACTCCGAGTTCCTGAAGAACAGCCCGCGGTACGAGAAATTGTTCCGGCTCGACCCGAAGGATTATAAGGGGTGGGCCTACGGACTGAAGGAGTGCGGATATGCGACGGCGCCGCACTATGCCGCTTCGCTGATAAAATGTATCGAGGATTACGAACTGTATCTGCTCGACGACGGGGAGTATCCCGCCTATCTGGCGGGTGTCGAGGCGGTACCGATGGTGCCGTCCATGTCCGGGATGGTGGATGCCTACTATCCGCAGGAGCCGATAGACATAGACAACTATGCCGTTGCGGTGCATTCGGTGGGCGGGCGCGGTATCTTCGCCCGCGAAGGGGTGCGTTATGTGGTTGCCCGCAGCGGAGATTCCTATGCCGACATCGCGCAGGCGCTCGGTATTCCGGAGCGGCGTCTGAAGCGTTTCAACCGAAAACACCTGCCCGCAGGCCGGCCGGCTGCCGGGGACGAGGTCTATATCGACAGACCGCGTAAAAGTTGAGGGAATAAATTCGAATAGCATACATATAAAACACAGATTCAATCAGATGGATTCCGACGGTCAATTACGGGGAGAGATAATAGACAAGCTGACGCACAAGGCGTCTGTAAAACAACGGGTTTCAGACAACACGTTCGTCGTGTTCAACGAGCTGAAAGAGGCTCTGCTGGAGCTCTCGGCCGAGCTGGACGAGGAGCTGGACGAAAAGATAGACAAACGCATACGTATCGAATACCGTGACCGGGGCAAGTTCGAGGCCCAGATACAGGTCGCCGAAGACATCCTCATATTCGCCATGCAGACCGACGTGTTCCGGTTTCACGACGGACATGAGATATGGAAGAATCCCTATTTGGCGCAGCGTGCCGACAATGCCTATTGCGGGGTGATAAACATCTATAATTTCCTGGCCGACTCTTTCAAGTACAATCGGGGAGAGGACGAAGGCTACCTGATAGGGCGTATTTTCATCAACCATCAGATGCAGTATTTCGTGGAGGGCAAAGGGAAATGTTCCCAGCGTTGCGACCGGTTCGGAACGCGGCAGATAGACCGGGAAGCGCTGGTCGAGGTATTGGAAGCGGCCATCTCGTTTGCGCTCGATTTCGACCTCTACGTGCCGCCTTACAGCGTGTCGAAGCTGGTGACGGTGGAGCAGTTCAACTCCCGTAACGAGCTTTCCAAGCTGCATACGGGCAAGCGGCTCGGATACGAATTCGAGTGCGAAGACAAGTGACGTCCGCTTCCCGGAGGAGCCGGTTCTGTAAGAGCGGGGCATCCATTGCGGATGCCCCGCTCTTGTATAGAAGCTGTGTTTCCCTCTTTTATCTTGTTGTTCCGTTTCTGTCCATCCGTTGGTATATGCAGTCTGTATATCGTATTGTTCACTCTCTTTGTCTTATTTAAATTCGCGAAATGAACGATGCGTATGACGACGATGCGGTCGGTTGGGATTCGCTTGTCGGCTATCCCGACCCGAACGTTACCATTCCGGTGAGCTATGAAGCGTTCGTCGAAGAGTGGAATTCGGAAATGGTCTATGTTTTCGACCGACAGGGGGACGTTGCGACGATTACGCAGACGTGCAGTGTCGTCAAGAATCTGGTCGAATACGATGTCGTGGTCGGCGACAGGTTGGTCGTCGAGCCGAAGCTCGGCCGGGGTATCGACCGATACCGTTCATACCGTCTCCTATATGACTCGGTGGAACGGCGTAGGTCCGGTTTTCACGGCAGCGGGACCGCCTTTCCGAAAGGCGGCCCCGCTGCCGTGTCAGTAGGTTTGTGTGTCGTTCCGCCTTCTGTTCCGGTTTGCCGCAGCCGGGATTCCGGTTCCGTACAGGGGAGACTGCGGATTACCAGCGCACCGGCTCCTTGCCGTGCCCGGCGAGGTATTCGTTGGCTTTCGAGAAGTGCCGGCAGCCGAAAAAGCCGTTGTTGGCGGAGAAGGGCGAGGGGTGCGGGCACTTGAGTACGAGGTTGCGCGTCGGGTCTACAATCGCCCCTTTGCGCTGTGCGTAACTGCCCCACAGCAGATAGACTATCCCCTCTTTTCGCTCTGAAATGGCTTTGACGACTGCATCGGTGAACTGCTCCCAGCCCTTGCCTGCATGGGAGGCGGCCTCGTGTGCCCGGACGGTCAGTACGGCGTTGAGCAGCAGCACCCCCTGTTCCGCCCAGCGGTCGAGGTTGCCGCTGGCCGGTATCGGTGCGCCGGTGTCGGCATTTATTTCGGTGAAGATGTTCCGCAGCGAAGGTGGAAACGGGACTCCGTCGTTCACCGAGAAGCAGAGTCCGTTGGCCTGTCCTTCGCCGTGGTAGGGGTCTTGTCCGATGATGACTACCTTCAGCGAGTCGAGCGGACATTTGTCGAATGCGCGGAAGATATTGCTGCCTCGCGGGAAAATCCTCCGCGATGCGTATTCCTGTTTGACGAATCCGATGAGCTCCTCGAAATAGGGCTTGTCGAATTCCGGTGCGAGTATCTCCTTCCAGTCCTGTGCTATCCTGACATCCATGGTTTACGATGGTTTGGCTCTGTCGTGTAATATAAACGTATGTGTGGGGGCACGCCGTGCGTCCCGCTACTACCCCGTTATTTCCCGCTGCGCATCAGGTCGTAGAGCTCTACGATGCCCGCCAGCTTTCCGTCGCGGTCCACCACAATCAGCGAGTGTATCTTGTTGTCCTGCATCAGTTGTTCGGCATCCGTGAGGCGGTCGGCTACGCTGACCGTTTTCGGCGTGCGCGTCATGATTTCGTCCGCAGTGATGTCGAAGAACCGTGCCCCGTATTTCAGCATGGCACGGCGCACGTCGCCGTCGGTGACGATGCCGGCTATCTTCCCTTCATCCAGAATGACGGCCACGCCCATGCGTGCATCGCTGATGGTGATGATGACCTCGCCGAGTCTGCTGGAGGGTGAGGCTGTCGGCAGATGTTCGCTGCGCATGACGTCACCTACGCGGGTGAGCAGCCGTCGGCCGAGACTGCCTCCCGGATGGAATCGTGCGAAGTCTTCGGCCCGGAATCCGCGTTCGTTCATCAGTGCCACCGCAAGCGCATCTCCCATGGCGAGCTGTGCCGTGGTGGAGCAGGTCGGAGCCAGGCTCAGCGGACAGGCTTCGCTTTTGACGGATACGTCGAGGTGGTAGGTGGAGTTTTTGGCCAGCGTCGAACCGGCGTTGCCCGTCATGGCGATTACCGTGTTGCCGCACTCCTGCAGGTAGGGGATGAGGCGCAGCACCTCGTCGGTCTGGCCGGAGTTGGAGAGTGCGAGCACGATGTCGCCCGCCTCTATCATGCCGAGGTCGCCGTGGTAGGCTTCCCCCGGATGGAGGAAGAACGACGGGGTACCGGTACTGGCCAGCGTGGCGGCTATCTTGCGGCCTACCAAGCCCGACTTGCCCATGCCGGTCACTATCACTTTGCCGTGTGTGGCGAGTATCGCGCGGACGGCTTTTTCAAAATCGTCTGTAAGCTGGCCAGCGAGCGACTGTACCGCTTCGGCCTCCGCCCTGAAGGTGTTCAGGGCACTCTCTTTTATCGGACTCATAGGAGTGAGGTTATGACTTTTTCAAGGTCGGAGAGGAAGAGCGAATTGGCAGCATCGCTGAGCGCCTCATCGGCCTGCGGATGTACTTCGAAGAAGTAGCCGTTGGCCCCGAATGCCTTGGCTGCAAGGGCCATGGGATGGACGAACTCGCGGTTGCCGCCGGTGATACCCCGTCCTGCGCCGGGCCGCTGCACCGAGTGGGTGCAGTCCATGATGACGCGCGGGGTGAATTCGAACATGTCGGGTATGTTGCGGAAGTCCACGATGAGGTTGTTGTAGCCGAACATATTTCCGCGTTCGGTGAGCCATACTTCGCTGCCGCCCGATTCCCTGACCTTCTGGACTGGATAGAACATATCCTTGCCGGAGAGGAACTGCGCCTTCTTGATGTTGACCGTCCGACCGGTTTTCGCTGCGGCAACGAGCAGGTCGGTCTGGCGGCACAGGAAGGCCGGTATCTGGATGATGTCGACTACCTCTCCTGCCGGCCGGGCCTGCCAGGCTTCGTGGATGTCGGTGAGAATGCGCAGGCCGTACCTGCTCTTGATGTCTGCGAGCATTTGTAGTCCCTTCTCCAAGCCCGGTCCGCGGAACGAGCTGAGGGATGTACGGTTGGCTTTGTCGAAGGAGGCTTTGAAGATGATTTCTGCGCCCGATTGCTGATGCAGGCGGACGAGTTCCGCCGCTACCGTGTCGAGCAGTTCGCTGCTCTCTATCACACACGGCCCGGCGATGAATATGGGATTCGTTGCTTCGGTCATTATCGGTTCGTTAATATCCGTAAAGGTATTAAAAATTCCGCAATTGTGTAGTTTGGCTGGCGGATATGGCTGTTTATCCGTATTATTGCGGGGAAGGGGGCGGTGCGGTTTCCCCGTCCGTCAGCCAGACGCATACGGTGTCTCCGCCCGTGAAAGCGTGCATGGGGTACTCCCGCCAGGTTCCGTCGGTGCTGCGGATGGCACCCATGAGGGTACCCGCGTCCGGTTCCGCCCGCAGTACGCGCAGGTCTTCGATGAGGCCGAGCCCTGTACGGCCGGAGAATTTGTAGAGGGCCTCTTTGGCGCACCACAGTATGGGGAGGAAGAGTGCCGTGTCGCTGCACGGCATGGATGCCTCTTCCGGGGAGACGAAGCGTGCTGCGATTCGGCGGAAGTTTCTGTCCTGGCGTTCGATATCTATTGCACACCGCCATTCCGAAAGGATGACGGCTGCTTCGCTGTCGGTGTGGGATACCCCTATCTGCGGGCCGCCGCCTTGCAGATACGGTGCACCGGCAGTCGTATAGGCGATGGGAAAATCTCCGGCGAAACGGCGGACGATGCTTCGCCAGGCGGTCTGCTCGCTACGCCGTTTGTCGCAGGTCAGCGAGGCGATGTGTCTCCGGTCGCTTTCCGTCAGCAGGGAAGCGGCTGCTGCCGTAACCGGCAGCGGGGTGATGACCAGCGTCGTATCC
Proteins encoded:
- a CDS encoding glycosyltransferase family 9 protein, with product MAKKRKDTGHLLIMRLSAMGDVAMTVPVIAALRRAYPELRISILTRRGFRPFFRDIPDLSFVDFDPTGRHKGFFGLVRLTGEIRAAGIDTIADLHDVLRTKVVRTFARLTGIRTAVIDKGRKEKREMTRRAGKRLVPLAPMTERYRHTIRRLGFDFDMPREPQTKPCTVPEPIQETVGPKEGRWIGIAPFAKHRGKIYPIPLTDELIGLLNETYDRVFIFGGGEHEKSFAEGMERRHKGVVSVIGRMSMSQEMDLIGNLDAIVTMDSATMHIASLLGVPVVSVWGATHPFAGFYGYGQHPDNAVQADLPCRPCSVFGDRPCISGDYRCLSSIRPQEIADRVAKAVAAQKSDRR
- a CDS encoding DUF4254 domain-containing protein, coding for MFTEQANKIFERSIADYHNYDNVDHPIANPYTPGSIEHLLYHKNWIDTVQWHLEDIIRDPNIDPAEALQIKRRIDASNQERTDMVEFIDSWMLDRYKDVQPAPDARINTETPAWAIDRLSILALKIYHMEQEASRTDTDEAHRTACSKKLAVLLTQKADLSIAIEELLDDIESGRKYMKVYKQMKMYNDPSLNPVLYGKK
- a CDS encoding glucosaminidase domain-containing protein, yielding MAMKLFVRLALFAAVLGAAADALAQREMTREEYIATYAPLAIQQQKEYGIPASIKIAQGIIESRYGNSDLSRRSNNHFGIKCKNNWIGDTVRYDDDALQECFRRYGSIEDSYRDHSEFLKNSPRYEKLFRLDPKDYKGWAYGLKECGYATAPHYAASLIKCIEDYELYLLDDGEYPAYLAGVEAVPMVPSMSGMVDAYYPQEPIDIDNYAVAVHSVGGRGIFAREGVRYVVARSGDSYADIAQALGIPERRLKRFNRKHLPAGRPAAGDEVYIDRPRKS
- the ung gene encoding uracil-DNA glycosylase, which gives rise to MDVRIAQDWKEILAPEFDKPYFEELIGFVKQEYASRRIFPRGSNIFRAFDKCPLDSLKVVIIGQDPYHGEGQANGLCFSVNDGVPFPPSLRNIFTEINADTGAPIPASGNLDRWAEQGVLLLNAVLTVRAHEAASHAGKGWEQFTDAVVKAISERKEGIVYLLWGSYAQRKGAIVDPTRNLVLKCPHPSPFSANNGFFGCRHFSKANEYLAGHGKEPVRW
- a CDS encoding KpsF/GutQ family sugar-phosphate isomerase, whose translation is MSPIKESALNTFRAEAEAVQSLAGQLTDDFEKAVRAILATHGKVIVTGMGKSGLVGRKIAATLASTGTPSFFLHPGEAYHGDLGMIEAGDIVLALSNSGQTDEVLRLIPYLQECGNTVIAMTGNAGSTLAKNSTYHLDVSVKSEACPLSLAPTCSTTAQLAMGDALAVALMNERGFRAEDFARFHPGGSLGRRLLTRVGDVMRSEHLPTASPSSRLGEVIITISDARMGVAVILDEGKIAGIVTDGDVRRAMLKYGARFFDITADEIMTRTPKTVSVADRLTDAEQLMQDNKIHSLIVVDRDGKLAGIVELYDLMRSGK
- the kdsA gene encoding 3-deoxy-8-phosphooctulonate synthase, which gives rise to MTEATNPIFIAGPCVIESSELLDTVAAELVRLHQQSGAEIIFKASFDKANRTSLSSFRGPGLEKGLQMLADIKSRYGLRILTDIHEAWQARPAGEVVDIIQIPAFLCRQTDLLVAAAKTGRTVNIKKAQFLSGKDMFYPVQKVRESGGSEVWLTERGNMFGYNNLIVDFRNIPDMFEFTPRVIMDCTHSVQRPGAGRGITGGNREFVHPMALAAKAFGANGYFFEVHPQADEALSDAANSLFLSDLEKVITSLL
- a CDS encoding 4'-phosphopantetheinyl transferase family protein — translated: METVRQEKVWQSADTTLVITPLPVTAAAASLLTESDRRHIASLTCDKRRSEQTAWRSIVRRFAGDFPIAYTTAGAPYLQGGGPQIGVSHTDSEAAVILSEWRCAIDIERQDRNFRRIAARFVSPEEASMPCSDTALFLPILWCAKEALYKFSGRTGLGLIEDLRVLRAEPDAGTLMGAIRSTDGTWREYPMHAFTGGDTVCVWLTDGETAPPPSPQ